From a region of the Castor canadensis chromosome 7, mCasCan1.hap1v2, whole genome shotgun sequence genome:
- the Khdrbs1 gene encoding KH domain-containing, RNA-binding, signal transduction-associated protein 1, whose product MQRRDDPAARMTRSSGRSGSMDPSGAHPSVRQPPSRQPPLPHRSRGGGGGPRGGARASPATQPPPLLPPSATGPDATVGGPAPTPLLPPSATASVKMEPENKYLPELMAEKDSLDPSFTHAMQLLTAEIEKIQKGDSKKDDEENYLDLFSHKNMKLKERVLIPVKQYPKFNFVGKILGPQGNTIKRLQEETGAKISVLGKGSMRDKAKEEELRKGGDPKYAHLNMDLHVFIEVFGPPCEAYALMAHAMEEVKKFLVPDMMDDICQEQFLELSYLNGVPEPSRGRGVPVRGRGAAPPPPPVPRGRGVGPPRGALVRGTPVRGAITRGATVTRGVPPPPTVRGAPAPRARTAGIQRIPLPPPPAPETYEEYGYDDTYAEQSYEGYEGYYSQSQGDSEYYDYGHGEVQDSYEAYGQDDWNGTRPSLKAPPARPVKGAYREHPYGRY is encoded by the exons ATGCAGCGCCGGGACGACCCAGCCGCCCGCATGACCCGGTCCTCGGGCCGCAGTGGTTCCATGGACCCCTCAGGTGCCCACCCCTCGGTGCGTCAGCCACCGTCTCGGCAGCCGCCGCTGCCTCACCGGTCCCGGGGAGGCGGAGGGGGACCTCGGGGGGGCGCCCGGGCCTCTCCCGCCACGCAGCCGCCGCCACTACTGCCGCCCTCGGCCACGGGTCCCGACGCGACAGTGGGCGGTCCAGCGCCGACCCCGCTGCTGCCCCCTTCGGCCACAGCCTCGGTCaagatggaaccggagaacaagTACCTGCCCGAACTCATGGCCGAGAAGGACTCTCTGGACCCGTCTTTCACTCACGCCATGCAGTTGCTGACGGCAG AAATTGAGAAGATTCAGAAAGGAGATTCAAAAAAGGATGACGAGGAGAATTACTTGGACTTATTTTCTCATAAGAACATGAAGCTGAAAGAACGGGTACTGATTCCTGTCAAGCAGTATCCAAAG TTCAATTTTGTGGGGAAGATTCTTGGACCACAAGGGAATACAATCAAAAGACTACAGGAAGAGACTGGTGCAAAGATCTCTGTGCTGGGAAAGGGCTCAATGAGAGACAAAGCCAAG GAGGAAGAGCTTCGCAAAGGTGGAGACCCCAAATATGCCCATTTGAATATGGATCTGCATGTCTTCATTGAAGTCTTTGGACCCCCATGTGAGGCTTATGCTCTTATGGCCCATGCCATGGAGGAAGTCAAGAAGTTTCTAGTACCA GATATGATGGATGATATCTGCCAGGAACAATTTCTAGAGCTGTCATACTTGAATGGAGTACCTGAGCCTTCTCGTGGGCGTGGGGTGCCAGTAAGAGGTCGGGGAGCTGCACCTCCCCCTCCACCTGTTCCCAG GGGCCGTGGTGTTGGACCACCTCGGGGGGCTTTGGTGCGTGGTACCCCTGTGAGAGGTGCCATCACTAGAGGTGCCACTGTGACTCGAGGAGTGCCACCCCCACCTACTGTGAGGGGTGCTCCAGCACCAAGAGCTCGAACAGCAGGCATCCAGAGAATACCTTTGCCCCCACCTCCTGCACCAGAAACATATGAAGAATAt GGATATGATGATACATATGCAGAACAGAGTTATGAAGGATACGAAGGCTATTACAGCCAGAGCCAAGG GGACTCAGAATATTATGACTATGGACATGGGGAGGTTCAAGATTCTTATGAAGCTTATG GCCAAGATGACTGGAATGGGACCAGGCCGTCACTGAAGGCCCCTCCAGCTAGGCCAGTGAAGGGAGCATACAGAGAGCACCCATATGGAcgttattaa